One window from the genome of Cryptomeria japonica chromosome 6, Sugi_1.0, whole genome shotgun sequence encodes:
- the LOC131058437 gene encoding G-type lectin S-receptor-like serine/threonine-protein kinase At2g19130, protein MGDIPEKFLLSRFLVFTVFSQLSSYAAVVEGGDTLSLGASITGNQTIISENGTFELGFFSPNGTTNWYIGIWYANITEKTIVWVANRENPARNRSGVLKLSKEGDLELFDAEGASLWSADTSNKASRAVILDSGNLVMLSDENKFETVWQSFDYPVGTLLPGMRFGGQQKLVSWKSSLDPAPGLFSYQSDPSGVKQLVLIWNSSVQYWGSGTWDGNAFSQIPEMRNKVFYNISVENTNSALYVTYTSMGIKNALSRFVLVNSGGTQLYGLLDDAKWSL, encoded by the coding sequence ATGGGGGATATCCCGGAAAAGTTCCTCTTAAGCCGGTTTTTGGTTTTTACAGTGTTTAGTCAACTGAGCAGTTATGCTGCTGTAGTCGAGGGTGGAGATACTCTTTCCTTGGGCGCCTCAATTACTGGAAATCAGACAATAATTTCAGAGAATGGCACATTTGAATTGGGGTTCTTCAGCCCAAATGGAACCACTAACTGGTATATAGGCATCTGGTATGCCAATATAACAGAGAAGACTATTGTTTGGGTGGCTAACAGGGAGAATCCCGCGAGAAATAGGTCTGGGGTTTTGAAGCTGTCAAAGGAAGGTGATCTCGAACTGTTCGATGCAGAGGGCGCCTCTCTTTGGTCGGCCGACACATCGAACAAGGCCTCCCGAGCTGTGATATTAGACTCTGGTAATTTggtaatgctcagtgatgaaaataaatttgaaactGTTTGGCAGAGTTTCGACTATCCTGTTGGCACCTTGTTGCCAGGGATGAGGTTCGGTGGACAGCAAAAGCTAGTCTCTTGGAAAAGTTCATTGGATCCTGCTCCTGGGCTTTTCTCGTATCAGTCAGATCCATCAGGGGTCAAACAATTGGTGCTGATATGGAACAGTTCTGTACAGTATTGGGGAAGCGGAACTTGGGACGGCAATGCTTTCAGTCAAATTCCAGAAATGAGAAACAAAGTTTTCTACAATATCAGCGTAGAAAATACAAACTCTGCTTTGTATGTCACATATACATCGATGGGTATCAAGAATGCGCTCTCACGTTTTGTCCTAGTTAATTCTGGAGGAACGCAACTATATGGCCTGCTTGATGACGCTAAATGGAGCTTGTAG